The Pontibacter korlensis sequence TTTCACATCCAGAATCTTGGCGTACTGCTGGGTAGTCCTTAGGCTGGTGTGGCCAAGCATTTTAGAGACACTTTCCATTGGCACCCCGTTTAGAAGCGTCACAGTGGTGGCAAAGGTATGTCGGGCAATATGAAAGGTAATAGGTTTTTCAATCCCGCATACGTCAGCTATTTCCTTCAGGTAGGCATTCATCTTTTGGTTGCTGAGCACAGGTAGCAATCTGCCGTCATACAGGTATTGTGGGTGATCCTGGTAACGCTCCAGAATCTGCAGTGCCAACGGCAGCAGGGGGATGCGGGACGGTGTGTCCGTCTTCTGCCTGTTCTTGAAGATCCACTGCTCCCCGTCAACTCCCTTCCCAATATCCGCTCGCTTCAGCTGCTGCACGTCCACGTAGGCAAGGCCGGTATAGCAGCTGAACAGGAAGATGTCCCGCACCTGCATCAGGCGCTCGCTTACGAACTTCTTTTCCGCCATCGCGTTTAACTCCTCCTCTGTGAGGAACACCCGGTCCACCTTCCGTGTCTTGGCTTTATAATTCCGAAAGGGATCAACTTTCAGCCAGCCGCTCGAAAGGCAGATGCGGATTACTTTGCCAAAGTTCTTGATGTATTTAACAGCTGAATTGTTGTTGCACTTGCGAACGCTCCTGAGGTAGAAGTCATAGTCAGCGACGAAGGCATGGTCCACTTTCCCGATATCAATATCCTCCACCACATATTTCCAGCGCAGAAAGTTAGCCGTATGCTTTAGCGAGGTTTTGTAACGCTTTGACGTACCTTCTGAATATTCAGAGCCTATAAGAGCCTCAACCTTCCGGTTATGCTCCTTAAAGATCTCGATGAGCATTCTGGGCTTGTCCTCCTTGCCCAAAAATTTCATCTTAATTCTATCTGCCGTTATTGACTCGCCAGCCTCTATCAGCTGTCGGTGCGCCTCATACACCTTTGCCTGAAGTTTATCCAGGTACATGTTCAGGGATTTTATTTCCTCCCTGTTGCCGGAGGCACGGCCTGCGGCAACATTCCACCGGCCAGGTTGGCACTCTCTTCCCGTAGTAAGCTCAGCGCGCTTTCCCGTAACGGTAATCCGGATATAGATCGGAACAGGCCCGGAGGTATAGTTCTTGGGCTTCTTGAGATAGAACAGGAGACTGAAATTGATGCTCATAAAAGTGACTTTTAAGGTTGAACAAAGTTAGCTTTGCAGTCACTTCCAGACAAGATGCACATCAATTGAACATCCTGTATATCAATACCTTACAACTAAGCTGGTGAGTTAGTCCTGTCGTCTAAGTTACTCACCGAATCACTCACTTAAAATGTATGAAAAGGTGTGAAAACTTAGTGTGCCCAAAACAAAAACAGCCTGTAAACTATTGATTTACAGGCTGTTTGCAAGTTATGATAAAAAAAATGTGGAGATGCAGGGATTCGAACCCTGGTCCAGACAAGGAAACCGTCGTGCCTTCTACATGCTTAGGTTTATTCGGATTGTCGGGAGCTTGCAAGTATAAACCAAACTTATGCGCACTCCTTAGGTGCTTAAGTTTCGCCTGTGCATCACACCTCTACACAGACTAGTAAAACGAGTCGAAGCCTCGTATGTGCAAGCAGTTTTACGAAACCTGCACGAGACTATGGCAATTGCTTAATACCTAGATTAAGCAGCCATGGCGTAATTAGATTCGCCAGTTATTGTTCGAACGAATTTTTGACAGGTGGTACGTTCATCACCCGACATGCTTACACGCAATTTGCTCAAGCTGTCAATTCCGGTCATCCCCAATAAATTAAAGAACGGTGTTCTTGTTGTTTATACTTCAAGAAGTATGCCACAAATGTAGTAAAATTTTATGGCATCTCCCATCCGTATCATTTTAATAAACATAGGTGCACGCTTATAGGTTTCATTAGAAAACATAAAACTGATTGATTCAGTTACAGCTCCTGCACTACACCGAAACGCTTGTTTTTGAAATCTACCACCACTACATTATT is a genomic window containing:
- a CDS encoding site-specific integrase, which encodes MSINFSLLFYLKKPKNYTSGPVPIYIRITVTGKRAELTTGRECQPGRWNVAAGRASGNREEIKSLNMYLDKLQAKVYEAHRQLIEAGESITADRIKMKFLGKEDKPRMLIEIFKEHNRKVEALIGSEYSEGTSKRYKTSLKHTANFLRWKYVVEDIDIGKVDHAFVADYDFYLRSVRKCNNNSAVKYIKNFGKVIRICLSSGWLKVDPFRNYKAKTRKVDRVFLTEEELNAMAEKKFVSERLMQVRDIFLFSCYTGLAYVDVQQLKRADIGKGVDGEQWIFKNRQKTDTPSRIPLLPLALQILERYQDHPQYLYDGRLLPVLSNQKMNAYLKEIADVCGIEKPITFHIARHTFATTVTLLNGVPMESVSKMLGHTSLRTTQQYAKILDVKVGEDMRLLRERFKQ